Sequence from the Leishmania braziliensis MHOM/BR/75/M2904 complete genome, chromosome 11 genome:
CAGCCATGGCGACCATTGGTATGTTCAACGAGGAGGGCGAGAACGTGGACCTCTACATCCCGCGCAAGTGCCACGCGACGAACACGCTGATTGAGGCGCACGACCATGCCGCCGTGCAGATCTCGATCGCGAACGTTGGCTCGAACGGCGTGATCGACggcacgacgacgacgctgtgCATTGCTGGCTACCTGCGCTCGCAGGGCGAGTCGGACCACGCGATCAACCACATCGCGATCGACCGCAGAATCGTGCGCATCAAGACCGGCAAGCCGAAGCGCGCGTCCAAGTCGAAGTCGAAGAAGCCCGCCGCGAggggcgccgccgctggtggtgctgctgcgcagaagGGGGCTCGCCCGCCTGCCCAGAAGGGAGCCCGCCCGTCTGCACAGAAGGGGGCTCGCCCGCCTGCGCAGAAGGGAGCCCGCCCGTCTGCACAGAAGGGGGCTCGCCCGCCTGCGCAGAAGGGAGCTGCCCCGACCCGCAAGAGCCGTGCTTAGAGGAAGAGCGGGAAAGTTCaaatgaaaagaaaaaagggtGAAAACGAGAAGACCCACAGCAGTAAAAGAGGAGGGCGTGTTTTTGTAGCTTTGCTgtgagagtgtgtgtgtgtgctccggTTTGCACCTGcagcctccctccctccctgcctgcctgcctgcctgtctgtgtgtgtgtgtgtccgctTCTCAGCTTAAGcctcactttttttttctgtttgctcttgtctctccctccctcacttcgcatttctttcccccctccgttgtgctgctgttcaGTGTCTGTcatttctcttttctcttgaATGTCTTGTGCGCggctcctttttctttcgttccTCGTCGCGTCATCGtcaggagggagaggagcagGGGCAGTCGTTGGAAGCTGCCTggtcagctgctgcacccacgcacctCTCGACTCACTCGGTCGTCTACATCCTTACTCACgtccccacccccgcacaCCCTCCCTAAGTTCCGCTCAGCGTAGCTGAGGGGCTAACCCAACTACtaacacacatacacccacacacagaacTGTAGACGAGGCATTCATTGGAGTTATTGGCCGTCTCACTCTCCGTGcaggtgtgtgcgcgcgcttgtgtgtgtgtgtaggagagagagaggtgtcTGCTCGATACGAGACGGGCACAGGGGACGGGGGCATGCACGAGGTTCTCGAGGTTGTGGTAGTGATGGCTAAGAggagacgaggaggcgcagcaccctCGGTGATTCCCCCGCATCTCTTTGCCACGTTTAcatcacctctctccttccgcATTTTTTTTGTTCATGTTTGCTATCGTGTGCCGCGCACCGCCGCATCAATGCCGCCTGCTGCTTCGACCCCACCATCGTTGTTGTCCGATCTTGGCTTTAGGGGGAGTGTCTGCAGTGGTACGCTGGCAACgccggtgccggtggcggtggcgcatttaggcggaggggagggaaggtgCGAGTCACAGGCAATGACAAGGTAGTTCTGGTGTACTTTATAGTCGGCTTCGTCTGGAGCGCTTCTGCATCCTCTCCAGCTCgcacgaag
This genomic interval carries:
- a CDS encoding putative 40S ribosomal protein S21, with amino-acid sequence MATIGMFNEEGENVDLYIPRKCHATNTLIEAHDHAAVQISIANVGSNGVIDGTTTTLCIAGYLRSQGESDHAINHIAIDRRIVRIKTGKPKRASKSKSKKPAARGAAAGGAAAQKGARPPAQKGARPSAQKGARPPAQKGARPSAQKGARPPAQKGAAPTRKSRA